A genomic segment from Biomphalaria glabrata chromosome 16, xgBioGlab47.1, whole genome shotgun sequence encodes:
- the LOC106078594 gene encoding uncharacterized protein LOC106078594 isoform X1, producing MLQCVRNKLKTADEKLRSIGKHQPATVVQTQNFTFYKSPPIQEEEKRQSKQKEVTQQDKTECQAIVTPLDTSTKESSAMSSRAIARGLRERNTVRGADELERAEIKRRSRSEGPNRRVRQSMDEREGGKKQTYDGGGRYRRELDSPDSDDSDDVMRPAAHESDSESDREKWTKNPLIVRRVKRSDKKEGEKRYSGAEKSSHFKNNESYFQDPNGSGGSQGGSNSGSRDSGRGNSKYQKLEEMRKRRLNLSVTSDEESTPASRISRLRQRAIQSGLGEQTQTSLHPIRPVDVSQYDNVKILRQQNQNNAVSLLQKNVSNSSKSNPPQHTAVKQLSANESKSFLQSAQNQKSVFSNVQNQTPSGQTPVYQQAGVVHRHSFTQPTSKQAPARPPPPNISGTRQSLYSVQDTNRALYNSSPEVTVRKFSTQVRIPSADSILESNPPMNSRVTNQNISYTQNTGASQAAPKSQFNEVVELRLKNFRTDKMRAQQKPSKSELIQADKYGMSEDSLDELIESNIQYLDSELDKEKAKRNSQVVSRSSSLPDPRRMTTNASSGPTLQEPRSFQVQASTSIQFHVSLPIDSRNDNQSGPPLIKIAPSNSIDYHTRDNQFRSQPDVVPRKYSYDSHAKTSRPNSEYFDRDDLSKSDSQLNAQVVIPSYMGNNLHPNQAYARGCMSDMNLRSDVASSLQVPLSEKGMFSDVEYDIEVSERVKKWETYMKVQDLSNEKKNANLTTIQENNEIEALMLPSEVRKSVLLNKQGEYGMYPKETKPSLLTKPRNFSSDTSINKSSDSPKLFSVETNAHRFFQVIQDPQTQPKLGAHSHSISSILRAPITINANKNFMSAKELHQYMLANRQSALPATSGPMIASSQAVIHYAPGYSPSSSQDESSSLTKRSPVLKQRDSLKRVSRYQDELEEISNVKSDSVISLRRRFDTDSATVTSEDDQKSVSTVSARLSRPSQNDSESSDWTKMIPGYQSKIKDLDVWSPNLESTQGVPVSIERVTARTLQTIPFSEDPFWKEIEEMTTFDPSTMAGHLSSGNAQDRSHLIEQVKSQYQVELIPPHSSTLPNQPRSNLLSNKDRMHRSKSLYTPNIAPLTINVDKMSSTISALDDVLDDISRSSIERKQLSPKKRAFETESTKVAPLASVYTEGNQSGYKLGTSQHGFVKPNNEPATKAFDVNSFNQIKTEQVSVSKQPLQFYQQQRQQNQQNGGSQPNRQSQMLPGANNNNYQLDPDLLKQKLLSTGLVVETDTEDSVPSATYRNSSDIARSSYNGATYPANTQFHDSAPTYIPKPIESNPQIKSFIPKGSSALDEIQKALEPFSTSYQPGPESLYGTSTLESFKSSGFDTTRGPQTKSTGWSYQPPALEYKSYQPSRTERMSSTEPSLASTTSNTLQKVNESMDDLKDLAQTVEKRINIIKAKLQSADEKSLDNILSSLKKLTPEVKTGEEDVSSFEDYYTNKKSKLSDALSELDRIYKSLEISHEEMASVKERGKYKHYRPTKSSDCFLAPQPKSEHLKPMQTRISSFYIPGLDNRNKQLDKDTESEFDILSKSFQAIVDEVNQTTDLFSKNRADNTAPETQKQTFKITLKPGESSQSSVTPKSISGVHDPYNDFTSSKTNKSQEVKPKFGRFRSKLQETGESDQNINTTISKLQETGESDLTIKTTRSKSVPELQSGNSEVADSKLEESSSGDSIIATSMSNSALTNNTSTQQAVSKGQRSRVRPVRDNKIIQDDRAIRRGSNEKIMPSPQPSPKVTRKIIYNNGLDLDKKQSNSSSFQDVSSDGAILILPKEQLHKVKAMAQLPDSKRQDSDQNSVSLTVLSPATQKKIPPPTAAKPVNRPELINNPIKSQIFPPSKQELQRVNVNLQLNTNNDSSGSSGVTLTSSTASTASINLTPPVFDGAPPKLQHSLNADSEGSQGGGQRSKRKLGLGVALMLDKFSAGEEGGDQMKKRLGTRSAPDLCTSGDGLEKAASAKNEDTKSVLQVQLSGNQLAKPISLTVSEKSPLMRTTTVSSLERKLTDPESKGHSSGTSSPSSPINKPPQHPWKRLLSDPDRAIESTETASIGSPKIISKIFKTVNVEGVVSKVSETSPVVRRVRPSNRKIQTETDNIRPHSFHELLSYFETRHKRVDQLRKCASADAVYTQVLVDKMFQSEPDLSILENDLGKKNVVLKLEMKVIS from the coding sequence ACCGCTGACGAGAAGCTGCGAAGTATCGGCAAGCATCAACCAGCTACTGTGGTACAGACGCAAAATTTCACATTTTACAAAAGTCCACCAATCCAAGAGGAGGAGAAACGTCAATCAAAGCAGAAGGAAGTGACGCAACAAGACAAAACCGAATGTCAAGCCATAGTGACACCGTTAGATACAAGCACTAAAGAGTCCAGCGCCATGTCCAGCCGCGCTATAGCCAGAGGTCTCAGAGAGCGAAACACTGTACGCGGGGCGGATGAACTGGAGAGAGCCGAAATCAAAAGAAGGTCCCGGAGCGAGGGGCCAAACAGGAGGGTTCGTCAGTCTATGGATGAGAGAGAGGGcggtaaaaaacaaacatacgATGGAGGTGGACGATACAGGCGCGAGTTGGACTCACCAGATTCAGACGACAGTGATGACGTAATGAGACCAGCTGCCCACGAGTCAGACAGCGAAAGTGATAGAGAGAAATGGACCAAGAACCCATTAATTGTTAGACGAGTGAAAAGGTCTGACAAGAAAGAAGGTGAAAAACGTTACAGTGGCGCTGAAAAAAGCagccattttaaaaacaacGAATCGTATTTCCAAGATCCTAACGGAAGCGGTGGTAGTCAAGGGGGAAGTAATTCTGGTTCTAGAGATAGCGGAAGAGGAAATAGCAAGTACCAAAAGTTAGAAGAAATGCGAAAACGTAGACTTAATTTATCTGTCACTTCAGATGAAGAATCTACACCAGCATCCAGAATCTCCAGACTACGACAGAGAGCTATACAAAGTGGTCTTGGGGAACAAACTCAGACAAGTCTCCATCCTATCCGGCCCGTTGATGTTAGCCAGTACGATAACGTTAAAATCCTTCGTCAACAAAATCAGAACAATGCTGTAAGCCTTCTACAGAAGAATGTATCCAACAGTTCGAAATCCAATCCTCCCCAGCACACAGCAGTGAAACAGCTTTCAGCCAATGAATCCAAATCATTTCTCCAGTCGGCACAAAATCAAAAGTCAGTTTTCAGCAACGTACAAAACCAGACTCCATCTGGTCAGACACCAGTCTACCAGCAAGCCGGAGTTGTGCATAGACACTCTTTCACTCAGCCCACTTCAAAGCAAGCTCCGGCCAGACCTCCCCCTCCTAACATTTCAGGAACCCGACAGTCTTTGTATTCAGTTCAAGATACAAACCGCGCTCTCTACAACAGTTCTCCCGAAGTAACAGTTCGTAAGTTTTCAACTCAAGTTCGGATTCCTTCAGCTGATTCAATTCTTGAGTCGAATCCTCCAATGAACTCAAGGGTGACAAATCAGAACATTTCATATACACAAAATACTGGCGCTTCCCAGGCAGCGCCAAAGTCTCAATTTAATGAGGTGGTTGAGTTGAGGCTCAAAAACTTTCGCACCGATAAAATGAGAGCGCAGCAAAAACCTTCTAAATCCGAATTGATCCAAGCTGATAAGTATGGGATGAGTGAGGACTCGCTAGACGAGTTGATCGAATCAAACATTCAATATTTGGACAGTGAATTAGACAAAGAAAAGGCTAAAAGGAATTCTCAAGTTGTGTCCAGATCGTCCAGTTTACCAGATCCTAGAAGAATGACAACGAATGCTTCATCTGGCCCAACTCTTCAAGAACCACGATCTTTTCAAGTTCAGGCTAGTACCAGCATTCAGTTTCATGTTTCCTTGCCTATTGACAGTCGTAATGACAACCAATCCGGACCACCTCTAATTAAGATCGCACCATCCAATAGCATCGACTATCACACGCGTGACAATCAGTTTCGTTCACAGCCTGATGTCGTTCCCAGAAAATATTCCTATGACAGTCATGCCAAGACATCCAGACCAAATAGTGAATATTTTGATCGAGACGACCTGTCCAAATCTGACAGCCAGCTGAATGCACAGGTCGTTATACCAAGTTATATGGGGAACAATCTTCATCCTAACCAAGCTTACGCCCGTGGGTGTATGAGTGATATGAATCTAAGGTCCGATGTGGCGAGTTCTTTACAAGTCCCATTAAGTGAAAAAGGAATGTTTTCCGATGTTGAGTATGACATTGAAGTGTCTGAGCGTGTGAAGAAATGGGAAACGTACATGAAGGTACAGGACTtatcaaatgaaaagaaaaatgcgAACCTTACAACAATACAAGAAAACAATGAAATTGAAGCACTGATGCTTCCCAGTGAAGTCCGAAAGTCTGTCTTATTAAATAAACAAGGAGAGTATGGAATGTATCCTAAAGAAACCAAACCTTCGCTGCTAACCAAACCTAGAAACTTCAGCTCTGACACGTCTATTAATAAAAGTAGTGATTCGCCAAAACTGTTTTCTGTAGAAACCAATGCCCATAGGTTTTTCCAGGTCATTCAAGACCCACAAACACAACCTAAATTAGGAGCACACTCACATAGTATCAGCTCTATCTTGCGAGCCCCAATTACGATAAACGCAAATAAAAATTTCATGAGTGCAAAAGAACTTCACCAATACATGTTGGCTAATCGCCAAAGTGCCCTGCCTGCTACAAGTGGTCCAATGATAGCTTCTAGTCAGGCAGTGATTCATTACGCACCTGGCTACAGTCCTTCATCGTCTCAGGATGAATCATCGTCTCTTACCAAAAGGTCTCCTGTGTTAAAGCAAAGGGACTCGTTGAAACGTGTTTCCAGATATCAGGATGAACTGGAGGAGATTAGCAACGTTAAATCGGATTCTGTCATAAGTTTACGTCGACGTTTTGATACAGATTCTGCCACAGTGACGTCAGAGGATGATCAAAAGTCGGTCTCCACTGTCTCCGCTAGACTAAGCCGACCTTCTCAGAATGATTCCGAGTCATCTGATTGGACTAAAATGATACCAGGATATCAAAGTAAAATCAAAGATTTAGATGTCTGGTCTCCTAATCTTGAAAGTACTCAAGGAGTACCAGTCAGTATTGAACGTGTAACCGCCAGAACTCTGCAGACGATACCTTTTTCAGAAGATCCTTTCTGGAAGGAAATTGAGGAAATGACAACCTTTGACCCTAGTACTATGGCTGGTCATTTAAGTTCAGGGAACGCCCAAGACAGAAGCCATTTAATAGAACAAGTCAAATCCCAATATCAAGTGGAACTGATTCCACCGCACAGTTCTACTTTACCCAACCAGCCCAGAAGTAATCTCTTGTCCAACAAGGACCGAATGCATAGATCCAAGTCTTTGTACACACCAAACATCGCTCCTCTAACCATCAATGTGGACAAAATGTCTAGCACTATCAGCGCCTTAGACGATGTACTAGATGACATAAGCAGATCTTCCATTGAGAGGAAACAGTTAAGTCCCAAGAAAAGAGCGTTTGAGACCGAGTCCACTAAGGTTGCACCGCTTGCTTCAGTTTACACTGAAGGGAATCAGTCAGGCTATAAGCTAGGAACAAGTCAACATGGCTTTGTGAAACCTAACAACGAGCCTGCAACTAAAGCCTTTGATGTAAACAGTTTCAACCAGATTAAAACAGAGCAAGTATCTGTGTCAAAGCAACCTTTACAGTTTTATCAACAACAAAGGCAACAAAATCAACAAAACGGAGGCTCTCAGCCTAACCGCCAGTCTCAGATGTTACCAGGGGCCAACAATAACAACTACCAGCTTGATCCAGACTTGTTGAAACAAAAACTACTTAGCACTGGCCTAGTTGTTGAGACAGACACAGAGGATAGCGTGCCATCAGCAACTTACCGCAATAGCTCAGACATTGCTAGGTCATCTTATAATGGAGCAACTTATCCAGCCAACACACAGTTTCATGACTCTGCACCAACCTATATACCGAAACCGATAGAAAGTAATCCACAGATCAAATCATTTATTCCTAAAGGCTCTAGCGCACTGGATGAGATTCAAAAAGCTCTAGAACCATTCAGTACATCCTATCAGCCAGGGCCAGAATCATTGTATGGCACTTCCACTCTGGAGTCATTTAAAAGCTCAGGTTTTGATACAACCAGGGGTCCTCAGACTAAATCAACTGGATGGTCTTATCAACCCCCAGCATTGGAATACAAATCCTATCAACCCAGTAGAACAGAACGGATGTCTTCCACAGAGCCATCATTAGCAAGCACAACATCAAACACCTTGCAGAAAGTCAATGAATCCATGGATGATTTGAAAGACTTAGCCCAGACAGTGGAGAAAAGGATTAACATTATTAAAGCCAAGCTTCAGAGCGCTGATGAAAAAAGTCTTGATAACATTTTAAGCTCGTTGAAAAAATTAACCCCTGAAGTGAAGACTGGAGAAGAGGATGTAAGTTcttttgaagattattacacaaacaaaaagtctaaacTCTCTGATGCTTTATCGGAACTTGATAGAATTTacaaaagtttagaaataagtCACGAAGAAATGGCCTCTGTAAAAGAAAGAGGAAAATATAAACACTATCGACCCACTAAATCTAGTGACTGCTTTCTGGCACCCCAACCCAAGTCTGAACATCTCAAACCAATGCAAACAAGAATCTCTTCTTTCTATATTCCTGGACTTGACAACAGAAACAAACAATTAGATAAAGACACAGAATCGGAATTCGACATTTTATCAAAGTCTTTCCAAGCTATTGTTGATGAAGTTAATCAGACAACAGACTTGTTTTCCAAGAACAGAGCAGACAACACGGCTCCAGAAACACAAAAGCAGACctttaaaataactttaaagCCTGGAGAGTCTTCACAATCAAGTGTAACTCCCAAATCTATTTCTGGAGTACACGATCCTTATAATGATTTCACTTCGAGCAAAACTAACAAGTCGCAGGAAGTTAAACCTAAATttggtagatttagatctaaattacaaGAAACCGGGGAATCAGATCAGAATATTAACACAACAATATCTAAACTGCAAGAAACCGGGGAATCAGATCTAACTATTAAGACAACAAGATCTAAATCTGTTCCAGAGTTACAGTCTGGAAATTCAGAGGTAGCAGATTCAAAATTAGAAGAATCAAGTTCTGGTGACAGTATAATAGCTACAAGTATGTCAAACAGTGCCTTGACTAACAACACATCTACACAACAGGCTGTCTCCAAAGGTCAGCGCAGTAGAGTCAGGCCTGTTAGAGATAACAAAATTATTCAAGACGATAGGGCAATACGCAGGGGAAGTAATGAAAAAATAATGCCTTCACCTCAACCTTCACCTAAagtgactaggaaaataatttACAACAACGGTCTCGACTTAGACAAAAAGCAAAGCAACTCTTCGTCTTTCCAAGATGTGTCATCAGATGGTGCAATACTAATTCTTCCAAAAGAACAACTGCACAAAGTCAAAGCAATGGCTCAACTTCCAGATAGTAAACGTCAAGATTCTGATCAAAACTCTGTTTCTCTGACAGTTCTGTCCCCTGCAACTCAGAAGAAGATCCCCCCACCTACTGCAGCCAAGCCAGTCAATCGTCCAGAATTAATCAATAATCCAATCAAATCTCAAATATTTCCTCCATCTAAACAAGAGCTCCAGCGGGTAAATGTCAATCTTCAACTGAATACAAACAATGACAGCAGTGGCAGCAGTGGTGTGACGTTGACTTCCTCTACAGCTTCAACTGCCAGCATCAACCTCACCCCACCAGTATTTGATGGAGCACCACCCAAACTTCAGCATTCTCTCAACGCAGACTCTGAAGGCAGCCAAGGGGGTGGTCAAAGATCCAAAAGAAAACTTGGATTAGGAGTAGCTCTGATGTTAGACAAGTTCAGTGCTGGTGAGGAGGGGGGAGATCAAATGAAGAAACGTCTGGGAACACGTAGTGCCCCAGATCTGTGCACTTCTGGTGATGGGCTGGAGAAAGCTGCCAGTGCTAAGAATGAAGATACAAAGTCTGTCTTACAAGTTCAGTTGTCAGGAAATCAATTAGCTAAGCCTATCAGTTTAACTGTATCAGAAAAGTCTCCATTGATGAGAACCACTACAGTGTCTTCATTAGAAAGAAAATTGACAGATCCAGAGAGTAAAGGTCATAGTTCAGGGACATCATCTCCATCATCCCCTATTAATAAGCCCCCACAACATCCATGGAAAAGATTATTATCTGACCCTGACAGAGCCATAGAGTCTACAGAAACAGCTAGCATAGGATCACCCAAAATTATTTCCAAGATCTTCAAAACAGTCAATGTGGAAGGTGTTGTGTCTAAAGTATCAGAAACAAGTCCTGTTGTCCGAAGAGTTCGCCCCAGCAATCGTAAAATTCAAACTGAAACAGATAACATCAGACCACACAGTTTTCATGAGCTTCTCTCTTATTTTGAAACTCGGCACAAGAGAGTAGATCAACTCAGAAAATGTGCCTCTGCTGATGCTGTGTACACTCAAGTCCTGGTGGATAAAATGTTTCAGTCTGAACCAGACCTGTCCATATTAGAGAATGACCTTGGAAAGAAAAATGTTGTCTTAAAGTTGGAAATGAAAGTGATAAGCTGA